A stretch of DNA from Manis pentadactyla isolate mManPen7 chromosome 19, mManPen7.hap1, whole genome shotgun sequence:
CTTGTTCCAAGGCCCCACGGGCTGGCTAGCACTGACCGCTCCTGATGTGGCCTCTCTCTGCTCCTCCAGCTATGATGGGTTCCCAGAGCTACGGGCTGAGCTGTTTGAGTCTCCCCGAGAGCAGCCTGgggctctgcctgtgccaggccccTCCCGTAGTGCCCCCAGCAGTCCTGCCCCTCGCCGTACCCAACAGGTAACCGGCAGGTGGGCCCCAGAGGCACCTGGCTCAGGCTGAGGGCTGCTGCTTCTGTGAAGTGGGTGTATAGTACCTCCCCCATACAGTTGGAAGGAAGTTTAAATATGCCCGACACACAAGACATTAGCAATTGTTCCCACTGTCACCACCATGGTCTTCATCTTCTGAGTGCTCTGGGAAGCCAGTGGCTTGCTGCCTCTCCCAGGGCACCTACCCACACTCAAGGGCTACATGTTTCCGCCTGGGCTTCAAGGCTGAAGCCTGCAGGCTGCGTGTGCAGCAGGGGGTGGAGCACAGGCCCTTCCTCGGGGAGGGTACCGCTGCCCATGCCTTTTAAGACCGGCCCTTCCCTGCTATTGTGTCCCCTGCCCCTCCAAGGAGATGAAGGTTGCACAGCGGATGGCGCAGAAGTCAGCAGCTGTGCCTGAGCTGTGGGCCCAGTGCCTGCTGGGGCACTGCTACGGGCTCTGGTTCCTGTGTCTGCCTGCCTACGTGCGGTCTGCATCTTCCCGGGTGCGGGCACTGCACACAGCCTACCATGTGCTGCGCCAGATGGAGAGCCGCAAGGTGGTGCTGCCTGATGAGGTGGGCACCCATGCCAGTTCCAGGAGGCCTGAGAGGGACACTTGGTGGAGATGGGGGAAGGCAGATGGGGAGCACAAGACAAGCCCTGGAGCTGGGCAGGTGCTCTGTGACATTCACTAAAGGAAATGTTTGTAGTATGGCAGTGGAGACTGGAGGGTGGTGGGGTCCCCAGGAAGGGTGAGTGGCTCTGCAGCAGCCTCAGGAACTGCCAGGGGCCAGTGAAGCCTGTGAGAATTGGGGAGGCTGGACAAGGGTGCTTGCTGAGACTTGAGGACTTGGGCCGGGAGTGAGTCCCCTCTCATCCTGCACCTCTCCTGGCTCAGGTGTGCTACCGCGTGCTGATGCAGCTCTGCTCACATTACGGGCAGCCTGTGCTATCTGTGCGGGTCATGCTGGAGATGCGGCGGGCGGGCATCGTGCCCAACACCATCACCTATGGCTACTACAACAAGGTGCCTGATTTGGGGTGGGGCCAGGAGGCAGCCTGTGTGTGTGGGAAGGGCACTGCTCGCTGACACCTGCTGCTCTCCCCTCTCCATGGAGATGGGGTCTGTATACACCATGTCATTCACTGTGCTTCTCTAGCGCCTTAGCACCTATAGAAAATTTTCTCATATTTGGCTGCTTTGATTCTCACAGCAGCCCTGACAAGGAGGTGGGGCAAGTACTGCTACCTGCCAACAATCGCCGGTCACGTTAGCCAaaagccaggcactgttccaaatACATTACACATTTTAGAGCATTTATCTTCTCTCCAGCCCCGTGGGGTGGAAGGATTACCATCCCTGCCTTCCAGGTGAagtggtgaggatgcagagagtcAGTAACTTGTCTAAGGTTGCGTAGTAAGTTAGGGAGTTAGGAGCACAGGCATAGGGATGTGAATCAGGCCCTTAACCATAATACTAAACTGCCTCATATTTTTTAGATGAGCAAACTAATGACCAAAAAAGTGAAATGACTTCTTCAAAGCCACATAGTTTATAAGTAGCAGAGTCTGGATACAAACTGTCTCCACTGCTTCTGGCTTCCTCAGACCCCATAGAGGTAGTTGCTGACAGCTGCTGCTTTGGGGCTCTTGTTCCTGGCTAAGTCGTTGGCAGGACATCGGGGCGGGGGAACGGTGGTCCCTGGGGCTCCAGGACAGGCAGTGGGTGTCAGGCTGTGGTCAGGGGGTGGAAGGAGGCCATCTTGATGGGCACTATGCTTGGCAGGCTGTGCTAGAAAGCAAGTGGCCATCTGGTACACCCGGGGGACGCCTGCGCTGGACCAAGCTGCGGAACGTTGTCCTGGGGGCTGCTCAGTTCCGCCAGCCCTTGAGAGAACGGCGGCAACAGCAGCAGCAGGTGGCCCGAGAGGCAGGCAGCTCCCAGACaggtgggtggggatgggtggCGTGGGCTTGGGGATGGAGTCACCAGGTGCAGGCAGGGAGGCGTGGGGAGCTGGGGGGACCTAGTAGTTGGCATTGTTCTGGGGGTGGATAAACCACACTTGGCTGGTAACCAAAGAGATGAAGTCCTACTAGGAGGAAGCCTGCAAACGCAGGGCTAGGCAAAGAGCTCGTCTTGGAGAAGGGGGCTGGGCTTCCAGCTGGCTGCCTTTCAGCCCCCTCCCTGCCTTTTACAGAGCCCTCTCTGGAGCGCCCTTCCCCTTCCCGCCCCCTTCAGCGCCAGACGACTTGGGCTGGGCGAAGCCTGCGGGACCCAGCCTCACCCATGGGGCGCCTGGTGAAGAGCGGCAGCCTGGGCAGTGCCCGGGGAGCACAGCCCACTGTGGAGGCCGGCGTGGCCCACAGTGAGTGCGCCCCCCAAACCCCCAGCTTTCATAACCACCTGCCAGAGAGAGGGGAAACTAGGGCTGGGGTGGCCGCTGGTCCTCTGTGGTGGGCGCCCTAGACTCTGAGGGAATCTCACCCAGAACGCTGTCATGGGAGGGGTTGTGGTACCAGAGTCTGCGCGGCCAGGATTGTGGTTGCTCGGTTCCTGGAGGAGGGGCTAGGCCCCACCTTCCCCCATGTTCTTTGCCTGCAGTGATAGAGGCCTTGGGGGTGCTGGAGCTGCGGGGATCCCCCGTGCCCTGGCGTGatggaagcctctcagacttgAGCCTGATGGGGGAGGAGCCGGCACCTGAAGGCAGCCCGGGGGACTCGGGCTCAGCCCTGAGTACCCAGTCCACTGAAACGCTGGAAGGGCTAAGTGGGCGGGTGCCCAAGGCTGGTGGGCATCAGGATGAGGTCAGCACCCCCCGACGAGGGCTGGGTGCCCGCCTCCAACAGCTGCTCACTCCTTCCCGTCGCTCCCCTGCCTCTCGTGTTCCCCAAACCGAGCTGCCCTCCGAGCTGCCTCACCCGGCCCACCGCAGCCCCATGGACAGCCTTCTGCGCCCCCGCGAGCGCCCTGGATCCACGGCCTCGGAGGTAGCCAGCAAGGGAAGGGGACAGTCATTCTAGCACCAGGAAGCTGGCGAGGGGCTGCTAGCAGGGAGAGGGCCTGCGGGGCGGCTGAAGCTAGCATCCTGGGAAAGAGCGCACGGTTGGCTGACCATGCTTTCTCATGTAATGGCAGAGCTCAGCCTCTCTGGGCAGTGAGTGGGACCTCTCAGAATCTTCTCTCAGTAGCCTGAGCCTTCGCCGTTCCTCAGAGCGCCTCACTGACACCCCTGGATCCTTCCTGCCGCCTTCCCTAGAAGTGAGGATAACCCCACGCACACATGTGcttgaacacacacacatcctccaCACCCATTCACTGTCCCAGGGGggtgctggggaggaggggggagggctTAGGAAGGCGCCCGCAGGCCTGGCAGGGCCCACCTCTCAGGCCTTCTTGCCTACAGATTCTGCTGTCTAGCTGCTCCCTGTGCCGTGCCTGTGACTCGCTGGTGTATGATGAGGAGATCATGGCTGGCTGGGCACCTGATGACTCCAACCTCAACACAACCTGCCCCTTCTGCGCCTGCCCTTTTGTGCCCCTGCTCAGTGTCCAGACCCTTGATTCCCGACCCAGGTGCCCCAAAATGGGCCAAGTGCTGTGGGTGGGACAGGGAAGTGGAGGTCCGAGGGTTGACCCTTCCTGCTGTCCCCCTACAGCATCCCCAGCCCCAAGCCTGCCTTTGCTGATGCCAGTCGCAGCAGAGATGCTCCTGTCCCTGGGGGCCCAGGCCCTGTACTCAGTGACCGCAGGCTCTGCCTTGCTTTGGAAGAGCCCCAGCTCTGCAATGGGCACATGGGGGTAAGGGCTGGGACAAAAAGGGCATGAAGAATAATGTGGGGGATGTTGTGCTACCCTGTGGTGGGGGCCCCCAGTGGTGCTGGGGAGATGGGCACCGAGAGGGCCAGGGGCATCCCAGAAGCTCAGGGGAAGCATGGCTCTGAGGATGGGGCCATGGTACATGCCCTCCACTGCCCTCCCCCTTTGTGCCTCACAGGGTGCCTCCCGGCAGGTTGAGGGTGGGGCGTGGGCATACCTGAGCCCCCTGGTGCTACGTAAGGAGCTGGAGTCGCTGGTAGAGAACGAGGGCAGTGAGGTGCTGGCGTTGCCTGAACTGCCTGCTGCCCACCCCATCATCTTCTGGAATCTACTTTGGTATTTCCAGCGGCTGCGCCTGCCCAGTATTCTGCCATGCCTGGTGCTGGCCTCCTGCAATGGGCCCCCACCCCCCCAGGTCAGTGTCCTCATGTGGTCTCTGCTTCCTGAGTGTGTCCCTTCTcatctcctctctctgtctctcaggcCTGTGTCCTTGACCCTGCAGAGagagcacaggctttggagtcaggggTACACGGAGTGACTCCTGGCCTTTCACCTCCCTACTCTGagcctcctctgtaaaatggcatGAGTGCtcacctcacagggctgttgcTAGACCTGGTACCTAGACAAGGAGTCATTaatgtttgtcttttcattccatCAGTATTTATTCAGCACCTTTTAGGTTCAAAGCACTGTTTTTAGGAGCTAGGAACGTGGCATATTACGAAACAAAGTCCTTGCTCTCAAAGAGGTTGCAGTCTCATGGAGGATGAGAGTTCCTTCTGCTCTTCTCTTTGGCTATATCCTCCACCTTCTGGAACATCTCCTGACAATTTCCTGCGCCCTGCCTCCCGTTCCATGAGCTTGTCTCCTCTGTCTTGCCTCCTGCAGACCCCATCTCCTTGGCTAACACCTGATCCAGCATCTGTGCAGgtgcggctgctgtgggatgTCCTGACCCCCGACCCCAACAGCTGCCCACCTCTCTATGTGCTCTGGAGGGTCCACAGTGAGTCTGGCatttggccttgggtgggaagggGTGGGCCCCCTGCCCAGAGGGCTCAATAATCCTAGCTACCTTCCTTTCTCCTACCCAGGCCAGATTCCCCAGCGAGTGGTATGGCCAGGCCCAGTACCTGCATCCCTTAGCCTGGCGTTGCTGGAGTCGGTGCTTCGCCATGTAGGTCTCAACGAGGTGCACAAGGCTGTAGGGCTCCTGCTGGAAACTCTGGGGCCCCCTCCCTCTGGCCTGCACCTACAGAGGTACAGTGTTCCCATCTGGGAGGTCTGTGGCTTGGCCTAGACTCTGCACTCCCTCACTCATGCCCTTCTGTCTCCACTCCAGGGGCATCTACCGGGAGATCTTATTCCTGACAATGGCTGCTCTGGGCAGGGACCACGTGGACATAGGTGAGGGAGCAGGCAGAAGGCTGAGGAGTTTAGGGATCTGAGCCCAGGTGTGCAGGGTTGGAATCCTAATATACTGACCTACCTCCACCCTCTTTCCCAGTGGCCTTCGACAAGAAGTACAAGTCGGCTTTTAACAAGCTGGCCAGCAGCATGGGCAAGGAAGAACTGAGGCAGCGGCGGGCACAGATGCCCACCCCAAAGGCCATTGATTGCCGGAAATGTTTTGGAGAACCACTGGAATGCTAGAAACCCTTAGCTTCCCTCTCTAGCCTGAGGTGGGGAGGTGAGGGAGAAAGGATTTTACCAATAACCTGCTTCCCTGTTCCTTTCAGAGAGAGCTTGAGCACAGGCCGCGAGGCATGCTCAGCCACAGGCTCCAAGTCGGGGCCGGAAGAGGGGCCTGCTGGTACCAAATGTCTCACATCCCCTCTCTCCAACCTGCCCACTCTGCTCCTGCTGTTGGAGGAGGCCTGGAGGAGTTGGCACAGCTCTGTTCCTCCCCATCCCATATCAGACGCTCCCCTCCAGGGTACCCACAGATCTGCACTGCCCTGGTCATTTtataagtttttgttttaaaaaacaactggAAAGACACAGAGCTACTGAACCTTTGCcctgaaagggagggagagatgtCAGTCCCCACCGAAGATGGTCCCTTTTCCCTGGAATTGCTGAAGGAGCTCAAGGCTCTCCATGCTTTTCCACCTTAGTGTTTGTATTTCATTATGTTATTTATTCTGGAGCCACAGCCCCCTTGCTTATGAGGTTCTTATGGACggtgagaaagagaagggaaatggGGCACTGAGGTCCAGTGGTTTGTAGCTTCTTAAAAGTGAGGAGATGTCCACTCCACCTTGGGGAATGCCTCACCCAGCCAGGGCTCTGACTGTGCAATACAGATTGCTCTTTGCAAATTTTTGTTGGATGTAAATATAATAAACGctgcttctgtctttttctttctgcctcctGGTCCCTGGGTCCGGGATAGTGGGGGAGGGGtacttctctctcccctccctgttGCACATCCTTCTTTCCCCTGTCCCATCCCTTGCAGCCTTCAGGCACACCCTGCTTTCCCTGACCAGGTCTGCTACTGGTCTCTTGGGGCACAGGGAGTTCTCGGAGCAGGAGAGGGGTGAATCTGGTGCTGGCTATGGTGGTGCCAGTCTGTGTGGCACTTCCGGCCCTCCCGCACAATCACCCCCTTGTCCCTCATCTGTACCCCACACAAAGGCTCCATTCTCTGGGGGCCCtgagctcatctctgccttcttTCCTCTCCTCCAGCGTCCCCCTCCTAACTTCTCCAGTACCTCCACAGGGATGACAACCCTCTCCCCAGTAGTTGGTGTTGGCAGCCCTCATGTGTCCTGGGAGCCCTGGCATTCATCCTAGGCCTCCTTAGTTGTTCTAGTTGCAGGCAGTATCTTCATTCAGGGTCTCCACCTAGGGATAGCCCCAGGAAAATAGGAGCAGGGATTAAGGGGCTCACTGTATGTTGGGCATAGGGGAGACAGGAATCATTTTTCTAATCCCTTTGGCCCACTTGACgttctccctttctttccttttcctgaatAATGAAATAAACACAGGAAACAACAGAGCTGCAAAACCAATTACTAAAGGGAATTAACCAACAAAACAAATGCCTTGGGGAAGGAGAGCAGGAGTGTCAATGGAGGAAGTAACTTACCTGAGCCTTCAGTGCAAATTCCTGGGGGTGGAGGTGAGTGGTTGAAGAGAAAAGTACTACTTCTGAATTCTGGGACTTTCAAGCCACAGGACCATCCTGTTTAAGCATGGTAGGATGCTTTTCCAGGGTCCTAAACTACAGGTGGGAAACAGAGGCTTAGGAAGTGCCATCTGTTTTGCCAGGGACTAGGAGATGCCTTTTTCAGAGGGGAAGCCTTATGTCATCTCAGGTTCTGATTGGACCTCACACCACAGAATCAATCTCTCCCTGTGTCATCTCCAGGGACCTCTGGAAGAGAACAACTGCCTTCCTGAAATCATGTTTCTGTTGAGGAAAATCTGCCCAGCAATATGCTAAACTGTCTGGCATTATAGAGGGCATTTTAGGGCTCACTCCCTACCCTAATAAAGCATACCATCTTACTGGTCTGGAGGGCCCCTTGGTTCACAAACAGTAAAGATAATCACCCCGGCCTCTCAGCTTATGCTTCTTATCTTGGGGCTTTCTTCTAGAGTTCTACGCTCAGATGGGTAGAACTATGGAATTCTTGAACCATGAGAATATTTGGGAATTCCAAACAGCAGAGTACTCACCAATGGAATACGACATCTGTCTGTCTTATAGCCTAGGGAGCTGTAGGAGGGAGAAGGATCTGCCCAAATTACCTGACCCAATCTATCTTCCCAGACTTTAGAGTGCATATGCTCAAGTATGACAAATTTTAGTTAAATCTTGCCTCTAATTTTATTATACCAGACAAGTTACTGCTGTGCCTCAATGTTCCCTCATCTAAAAATTGAAGAGGTTATTTAAAGATTAATTGAATAATCCATAGAAAGTGCTAagcatgctcaataaatgtcagcttcaaaaagaaaatgaacaaacaggTATAGCCTGCATAGGGTAAAGATCATGGCCACTACAACACTGGCCTCACTTACTTGTCTTCCTTGGAGCTTGAGCCTCCAGACTGAAAGGCCACCTGTACAGCATGATTTTAATTCGTTTAAATTCTCAGGCCTCACTAGTTTCTTCCTTGGGCTGGTATCTTCCACCACTGTATTTCTCGTGTCTCCTTGACAGCTGGTGAAGAATGGCCcttcaggcagcagagaaggtgtTGAACTGATAATGGACAAAGCAGCAGGTTAGGGATAGACTGTACCTTCCATGAAGGGAGTGACTTTGTCTCATTTACTGCTATATCCCCAGCACATAGAAGAGTGCCTTATAATGTAATAGGTCCTCTATTATGTGTGCTAAGCAAATGAGtcaatgaaaacattaaaacgAGGGGGTTAGCAGAGAAATACTTTCCAGTGCACTACATATTAGGTACTACAGGTAGCATACCAACAGAAGCTGAATTTAGACTAAGGGTGAAATTGTTGGAAAAGCAAGGAAAACTCTAATAGTTAATGTTTAATCAAGTACTTACTACATTGTTGGCACTGTCCTGAACATTTTAAATGTGCTATTTTATGATCCTCACAATTGCCCTGTGAGTTAGGTACTCTTAccagttattcccattttataggtatgGAAACAAGGGCctagaggttaagtaacttgctcccAAAGCACACGCCTGGTAAGGGGAAGAGCCAAGATCCAAActcaggcagtctgactccagagactCTGCTCTTTACCTGGACATTATAACAGAATGGAACAGAAGATTTTTTACCCACTTAAAATAAGAATTGGGGCATGcttctgcgtgtgtgtgtgtgtgttcagggtCTACCCATCTATTTATGTGGCCCACGTCCTTCATTAGGTTCATTTCCATTGCACAGCAAAACTTCTAAATGATTTGAAAAACACATTATAGTGCTTCTGGAAGCAGTATTTCTGagtctgcttagtaattagctgtttaGCCTTTGCAAGTTCCTTAAACTCTCTAGTCTATTTCTTGACCTACCAGGGTTCAgattgcagctctgccacttaccatgTGTaactgggcaagtcacttgatctgtacctgtttcctcatctgtaaaatggtgataacaaTACCTATCCCACGGAgttatgagaaataaaataatacacgTAAAGCTCTTACAAGAAAAAGATAAAGCATGTATGTCACGGTGCCTTGTACAGTCTCTCCGAAAATGTTATTATTCCCTCAACACACGGACTCTTGTGATACTCGGTCCCTATCCTCAAGGTGCTCAAGAACAGTACTTGTAAATGCTCGAGAAACCACTAAGAGAGTAGGTGGGCCTACCTGCCTCTGGAGGTAGGGTGGCTAAGCAAGAGTTAGGCCTTGAGTTGATAAAGTGATGTGGGTCGGGTGGGAGGCTGCTTCCCTCACTGTGAACCTAACCAGAACAGGAGATCTTGAGAGAAGGACCTGCTGGGGCTCTGCACAAGTAATTTCTCAGAAGTTTGACTAGCTGCCTGCTTTCTACTGCCGTGGTTTAGTCATGACAGGTCCGCGCTGAGGTACAAAAATCAGGCAGCTCAAGGCCTTTGGCAGACGgagacaggccacgcccagatAGACAGTAAGGCCCGAGCGCCTAAAGCTACTTTTATAGTGAAATTTCTGGATTCTGTCACGATGAACCACTACCCAAAGCAGAGCCCAGCGCCGTTCGCCAGTCTCCATCTTTAGAATTGGAAGAATGAGAACTGGCCAAATGGGAATCTCGGTTTTGGGACATTGGGGTACGGCGGCTGCCTGGGGACCTAAACGTCTCTAAGGTAAAGTTGCAGCCTGAAGCAATTTTTTGACCCCCGACACTTAATGGGCTGCCAAAGACCCGGATGTGTCTGGGACTGGCCGAGGTACCCATTAACGCGCCCCCGCTAGACCATCCCCCTCCTCTGTTTAGGACTGGGTTTTAACTACGCCAATCATCACTTCTCCAGCCACTCAGTCCTCAAGGGTGGGGTGTAGTCCCGGCATCCCGTCTCCTATTGGTATGGCCAAGAAGAAGAGGGCGGGGAGGCCGGCTTAGGTCGCCCAATGGGCGTCGTGGCGTGTGGGAAAGGCGGAGCCGAGGCGCTTGGCAGCTGCCCAATCAGCGTCCTTGTTTGTGTGGTGCCGCCGCCGCCggtgcagccgccgccgccgccgccgctgcccccGTCTGTACCGCAGTGTCTGCTCCGCCCGCCCGCCCCGGTCCGgcccgccccctcccccactcccgccCCCAGTCCCGTCAGCGGGGTCCGGAACCACTGTGCCGTCGCCTCTTCCTTTTTTGACGCCTCCGCCGCCGCCTGAGGAGGCAAGCTAGCCGGGAGTTACACCGCCACCGCCAGGTGAGGAGCTTTGGCCTAGGCCAGCCtggccgcccgcccgcccgggGGCGGTGAGGagcgaggaagggagggaggctgggaggaggcGGTGGTGGCGGAGATGGGGGAAGGGAAAGGTGGAGGGGCGGGGGGAGGGGAAGCGCCCGCGAGCCGACGCCCGCCCGCGCGCCCCCGCCTTGcgtccccctccccccaccccggcACCGCGCGCCCCCGCCTCGCGCTCCCCCTTCACCTCATCCCCTCCCCGCGCTCCGCGCGCGCGTCCCGGTCTTTCACTTCGGCCTCGCGCGCCCCCAGCTCGTGTCCCttcatttcttctccttttactctttctctcctccctcgCGCCCCGTTTCCCCCGCCATCCCCGCTTTCACTCACTGCCTCCTGCCCGCCATGctcccctcctttcctctctaGCGCCCCCCCCACTTTTCACTCTCTCCACCCCCAGTGGTGCCCTCAGGGTGCGGGGGCCGCTCCCAGCTCTCGGTCTAGTATTTGCTGGCGGTTGGGACAAATAGAGGATCTTTAAAGGTGAAGGAAGCGCGGGATAATTATCTTTATTTGGGTAAGGGGATCAGGAGCTCAGAACCTTACCCCTTTATTTCGTCGTTCACCGTTCCGTCGCCCTCCCGTAGGAAGGGAATTGTCTCAGCCCGTGTGAGTACTTCTACAGCGATTAAAGCACCCCTTTCCTCAGCTGGGCTTTTGGGACACACTGGGTCTCTATCCCAGTCAGTGCCTGAGGGTCGATGGAGCTAGAACTTACCCTTCCCTAACCAAAGCGGGACTTAGAGTACTTTTTGCCTTCCGGCTTTCAATTACACTGAGGAGCTAATCAATCACTCCTGGGAGTTCAGAGGTTTGGGTATCATCATTCGCCGGCCCGGGACAGCGTTCCCCCTTCACAAAGGTATAGTAGCCTCTGGGCTCTGCCCCAGCATCAACTTTCCTCCAAACACAGAATGTTAGATCGTAGGGCTGACACAGAGGTAGAAACGGACGCATTGACGGTGGGTGGGTGGCATGTGGATGCCAACCGAGCTATCATCAGCCTTTTCGTCTGCTGTCATCTCGAGAATCAGGTAGCCTTCCTAGgatcagttttctcatttctgataaatGATTATTTGGAgggcttttgtgtgtgtgagagagagctgGGAGATACTTGTTTCAGCAAAGGAAAAGAGCAGTGCTTCCAGGCCATACAGCATCAGAGAGGTTTGAATCCACAGCTGGATGTAAAAGCAGGTTTACAGTTGCTCTGTTGGAGAAGAGCTGATGTTCTGgagtttttgaaacatttttcgTTCTAAACGTTTATTTTTTGAATAGACAGTGCTTACATGTGATGTAAAGTGAAAAGAATTTCCCCTCACCTCTGTCCTCCAGCCATCCAGTCCCTCTCCCGGTGCAGATGACTTCTGATTGTTTACTGGCAGCAGCACAGTATCTGTATATTGGTTGTCTGTATGCTGAGGATTAACCTATTTGGGAGTTTGGTGATAACTTTATTGCTCTTTCTTTGATACACTGACCTAAAAACTTCCTTGAAGTCTGATGACCACTTGGATTCATATTTTTGGTGCTAGAGCAGTCTTGATACAGTATTGTTCTAGAGTAGCATTTCTTTTGGTACTTGGTTGGGAAGGAGGCTACTCTGGAGCTGCTAAAGGGCTTGGTATACTTGAGGGAAGGCCCACACCTGTTGGGAATAGTGCTTTATTTGTGACTAATATCTAGTCTTTGTTTTGGGATGGGCCAGGTCAAGAAGTCTTCCTTGGGCTTTTTAAGTGGAGAGGTTGTATGAATCATGAACTAAGGGGAGTACTGATTTGGTAGTGCTTTCTGCCATTTTTAGAAGAATATAGTTTTTAGTCTAGTGGCAGTGATAGTCATCATAGTAAGGAAAGAAGCAGGTAAGTATTAATCAGGAATCAGAAGGCAGGACCTGTAGCCTGAGTGACCTAGTTTGAGAAGAGGTGAGGCTTATGCACTTTTGTCCTGCCTTTTCCTTACTTGAGAACACTTTCGATGAGGTGAGAGTGATttgtagttgacaacagcatccATCTTTATGACACTGTGGTTTGTCTCTTCTGACTGTGTGATGTGATGTCTGTTAACTTCCTGTTTAGAGGCATTTCGAATAGGGTCTGAATAGAGGATGCCGTTCAAGTACTAATCTAGGAAGGTTAACCAGGTTCCCTGATCACCCTTCAAATCTAAGTTCGGGCAGTAACTTTTACTGCTGTGTTTAGCATACGGCCACAGGGTGATGGGGGAGATGTGAGAAATTTGTTCGGAACCTCATAGACTTAAAGTTCATTCAAAAGTTTGTGTGCTGCTTGCCTCCCTTTTTTTGGGCAAATGTCTCCCATGACCACcaccccttttttaaaaaactggttgGCCCTGGCCAGAATTCCAGGTTAGCTTTTGGTTTGAGAGTAACAGTGTAGAAGAAGAATCTGTGTGTCAGTAATAGTATCTTAATCATATGCTGGGACCTCTGGACATCCTGGTTTTaagcagttatgttctgtgttaACCAGGCCTCTTGTTCCAATTTACAGATGATGCTTTCCTTACCTCCCTGCACCTACCAAGCTGGAGGTGCTTGTGTGAGGGACAGCAGCTATGCTGTCCTGCTTTCTAGACTGCAGAGTATTCCATGTTAGCTATCCCATTGGGAGT
This window harbors:
- the DENND4B gene encoding DENN domain-containing protein 4B isoform X3, which encodes MAEERPPRLVDYFVIAGLAGNGAPIPEETWVPEPSGPLRPPRPAEPITDVAIVARALGEEVPQGYTCIQASVGGHPLELSAGLLGGTQPVICYRRGRDKPPLVELGVLYEGKEHLKPGFQVLDTTPYSHSANLAPPGPGHPRTYLTYRRAAEGAGLHALGITDLCLVLPSKGEGTPHTYCRLRRNLNPGMWGPAVYLCYKVGLAKANTLVYEAELLGRYPEEDNDAFPLPESVPVFCLPTGATVECWPAQTKYPVPVFSTFVLTGAAGDKVYGAALQFYEAFPKARLSERQARALGLLSAVERGRALGGRAVRSRRAIAVLSRWPAFQAFRAFLTFLYRYSVSGPHRLPLEAHISHFLHSVPFPSPQRPRILVQMSPYDNLLLCQPVSSPLPLSGASFLQLLQSLGPELAIILLLAVLTEHKLLVHSLRPDLLTSVCEALVSMIFPLHWQCPYIPLCPLVLADVLSAPVPFIVGIHSSYFDLHDPPADVICVDLDTNTLFQIEEKKPLSTRTLPRRPYKVLLATLTNLYQQLDQTYTGPEEEASLEFLLTDYEAVCGRRARLEREVQGAFLRFMACLLKGYRDFLRPLTQAPSEGARDVDNLFFLQGFLKSRERSSHKLYSQLLRTQMFSQFIEECSFGSARHAALEFFDSCVDKVHPEQEKPEPTPLVELEELSGSELTVFITPPEEPPVPEGSESTPQYCYDGFPELRAELFESPREQPGALPVPGPSRSAPSSPAPRRTQQEMKVAQRMAQKSAAVPELWAQCLLGHCYGLWFLCLPAYVRSASSRVRALHTAYHVLRQMESRKVVLPDEVCYRVLMQLCSHYGQPVLSVRVMLEMRRAGIVPNTITYGYYNKAVLESKWPSGTPGGRLRWTKLRNVVLGAAQFRQPLRERRQQQQQVAREAGSSQTEPSLERPSPSRPLQRQTTWAGRSLRDPASPMGRLVKSGSLGSARGAQPTVEAGVAHMIEALGVLELRGSPVPWRDGSLSDLSLMGEEPAPEGSPGDSGSALSTQSTETLEGLSGRVPKAGGHQDEVSTPRRGLGARLQQLLTPSRRSPASRVPQTELPSELPHPAHRSPMDSLLRPRERPGSTASESSASLGSEWDLSESSLSSLSLRRSSERLTDTPGSFLPPSLEILLSSCSLCRACDSLVYDEEIMAGWAPDDSNLNTTCPFCACPFVPLLSVQTLDSRPSIPSPKPAFADASRSRDAPVPGGPGPVLSDRRLCLALEEPQLCNGHMGGASRQVEGGAWAYLSPLVLRKELESLVENEGSEVLALPELPAAHPIIFWNLLWYFQRLRLPSILPCLVLASCNGPPPPQTPSPWLTPDPASVQVRLLWDVLTPDPNSCPPLYVLWRVHSQIPQRVVWPGPVPASLSLALLESVLRHVGLNEVHKAVGLLLETLGPPPSGLHLQRGIYREILFLTMAALGRDHVDIVAFDKKYKSAFNKLASSMGKEELRQRRAQMPTPKAIDCRKCFGEPLEC